One segment of Schistocerca cancellata isolate TAMUIC-IGC-003103 chromosome 2, iqSchCanc2.1, whole genome shotgun sequence DNA contains the following:
- the LOC126150752 gene encoding uncharacterized protein LOC126150752, with protein sequence MDEIDTELLITLVEVRPVLWDKTLDAYRDRIATKNAWREVCVALKQDFDEMEDKDKNAFGIEVIRRWTNLRDSFVKSNIKIQAAKKSGSAAKKKKKYVYSDQLQFLKKLYDARETEDSFQSERTARLEEDIETQGSVENTENVSGPFDTAPTQETSKSECHTNRKHRKPDAIEMKILRALEEDKPCSKMSFLLSLKPHLEKFDEQDYLQFQMGVLKVIENIYERRNILTAQPPPFTHYTPPMPYNNRFQAYSYSPMENAAPISSYHTHQIRPPPAAPNPTTFLEQPLQTSQGRSSYQRINKVPPPYPSPSTSSHEGPPSTTQFYNVFAESLSPQSDSTVSPATNSLVSTADIDIDFSTS encoded by the exons atggatgaaattgatactgaacttttgataaccttggtggaagtaagacctgttctgtgggacaaaactctagatgcgtatagagatcgtattgctacaaagaatgcttggcgggaagtttgcgtagcactgaagcaagattttgatgagatggaagacaaagataaaaatgcgtttg gtatagaagtaatacggaggtggaccaatctacgagactcctttgtgaagtcaaacataaaaattcaagctgcgaaaaaaagtggctcagcagcaaagaaaaagaaaaagtatgtatattctgatcagctgcagtttctaaaaaagctgtatgatgctcgagagacggaggacagttttcaatcggaacgcaccgccagactggaagaagatatagaaacgcagggctccgtcgaaaatactgagaatgtttctgggccatttgatacagcacccacacaagaaacatccaaaagcgagtgccatacaaacagaaaacatagaaaacctgatgcaatcgaaatgaaaatattacgagctctggaagaagacaaaccttgcagcaaaatgtcatttttacttagtctgaagcctcatctggaaaaatttgatgaacaggattatcttcagtttcagatgggagtcctcaaagttatagaaaatatatatgaaaggagaaatatattgacagctcaacctcctccatttacccattacacacctcccatgccctataataatagatttcaagcttattcttattcacctatggaaaatgctgctccaatatcctcttaccatacgcatcagattcgtcctcctccagctgcaccaaacccaactacttttctcgaacaaccattacagacttctcaaggtcgcagttcttatcaacgaattaataaagtgccaccaccatacccttcgccttccacaagtagccatgaaggcccaccatcaacaacgcagttctacaacgtttttgcagagagcctgtcgccacaaagtgacagtacagtcagtcctgctacaaactctttggtttcaactgctgatattgatattgacttttctacttcataa